In the genome of Deltaproteobacteria bacterium, one region contains:
- a CDS encoding serine/threonine protein kinase, which produces MSQHPTISRYIIKSGLGRGASGRVYLADDPKFNRQVAIKVLDEEYARDPQHRNRFERETKAMASLEHPNIVKLLDHGGSVESQLFLVMEVIDGPHLGQLAREWGDMPETLLAAIGLELAAALSHAHNQGIIHRDLKPENVFLDSGRLVLADFGIAKAIAENSALGEDVSRITEVIGTPGFMAPEQLEQKTLYPQTDIFACGALLYFLACGKVPYEGNSPYMLIKNMRETRPTPLSDLRPELSERFTKLIQLCLSFAANMRPVSMDAVHEQLRDILYDSGANDIADIFIQYANNPTAFRQDDRERRIGQILLQIRQAVREGDGIRADSLRGRLNILDPGNPQGQAITGMEALMRQTELQASPEESFERHGQFKQGLGLSILIALGMVAGIWLAKDWVAPAPPEPESARVILQGLLDVETTGVTYVFINGSAQGSIRTKGQFPVPVGDATLEFQHEKHGSLKAKLTIKDQVTTRILLNWKKKSVDLRP; this is translated from the coding sequence GTGAGTCAACACCCAACCATCAGCCGATACATTATCAAAAGCGGTCTCGGAAGAGGCGCCAGTGGGCGCGTCTATCTCGCAGATGACCCAAAATTCAATCGACAAGTGGCCATCAAAGTTCTCGATGAGGAATACGCCCGAGATCCCCAACATCGGAATCGTTTCGAGCGTGAGACCAAGGCTATGGCCAGCCTTGAGCATCCCAACATCGTCAAACTACTCGATCACGGCGGCTCGGTAGAGTCTCAGCTTTTTCTAGTTATGGAAGTCATCGATGGTCCGCACCTTGGGCAGCTGGCCCGCGAATGGGGTGACATGCCCGAGACGCTCCTCGCTGCCATTGGTTTGGAGCTGGCGGCCGCTCTCTCCCACGCACATAACCAAGGGATCATTCACCGCGACTTAAAGCCGGAAAATGTATTTTTAGACAGCGGTCGTTTGGTGTTGGCCGATTTCGGTATCGCCAAAGCCATCGCTGAAAACTCAGCTTTAGGTGAAGACGTTAGTCGAATCACAGAGGTCATTGGTACGCCTGGTTTCATGGCACCGGAGCAGCTGGAACAAAAAACGCTTTACCCGCAAACTGACATTTTTGCCTGTGGCGCGCTCTTATATTTTCTCGCATGCGGAAAAGTTCCCTACGAGGGCAACAGCCCCTACATGCTGATCAAGAATATGCGCGAAACCCGGCCCACCCCTCTCTCCGACTTGCGACCGGAACTATCCGAAAGATTCACCAAGCTCATTCAGCTCTGTTTATCATTTGCCGCCAATATGCGACCTGTCTCCATGGACGCCGTGCACGAGCAGCTACGTGATATTCTCTACGACAGTGGGGCGAATGATATTGCTGATATCTTTATCCAATATGCCAATAATCCCACAGCCTTTAGGCAAGACGATAGAGAAAGACGCATCGGCCAGATTCTCTTACAAATCAGGCAAGCAGTCCGAGAAGGCGACGGCATTCGCGCAGACTCACTGCGAGGTCGCTTAAACATACTCGATCCGGGAAACCCGCAAGGCCAAGCTATCACGGGCATGGAAGCTTTGATGCGGCAAACCGAGCTTCAAGCTTCTCCCGAAGAATCATTTGAACGCCATGGCCAATTCAAACAAGGCTTGGGCTTATCGATTTTAATCGCCTTGGGAATGGTTGCTGGGATTTGGCTCGCAAAAGACTGGGTGGCACCGGCGCCTCCTGAGCCTGAATCCGCTCGGGTTATTTTGCAAGGGCTCCTCGATGTCGAAACAACCGGCGTGACCTATGTGTTTATCAACGGCTCAGCCCAAGGCAGCATTCGTACCAAGGGGCAATTTCCAGTTCCCGTTGGAGATGCGACTCTCGAATTCCAGCATGAGAAGCATGGCAGTTTGAAGGCAAAACTCACCATCAAAGATCAGGTCACCACGCGCATACTATTAAATTGGAAGAAGAAGTCCGTAGACCTTCGGCCCTAA
- a CDS encoding septum formation initiator family protein produces the protein MPFMQRRHLIGLGLLVVLSFSAVVYTVFISEGWEKRESLKQEVATRNFENDAAQKEVEKLRERIQAIRERPDVQERLVRDKAGFVRPNEVILEMNP, from the coding sequence ATGCCCTTCATGCAGCGTCGTCATCTAATAGGCTTAGGCCTCCTTGTTGTCTTAAGTTTCAGTGCGGTCGTGTACACCGTTTTCATTTCTGAAGGCTGGGAAAAGAGAGAATCTCTCAAACAAGAAGTTGCTACCCGAAATTTTGAAAATGACGCAGCTCAAAAAGAAGTCGAGAAATTGCGCGAGCGCATTCAAGCCATCCGAGAAAGACCCGATGTGCAAGAACGCCTGGTTCGAGACAAAGCTGGTTTCGTCCGGCCCAATGAAGTCATCCTCGAGATGAACCCCTGA
- a CDS encoding biopolymer transporter ExbD, producing MNFSTRSKRRGLTDINLTPLVDIVFILLIFFLITSTFVQSPGIDVTLPKAKSSADTTEAQSVVVTVTETGQLVYGGEEMDVGALQAALETIFNETPNRQIVIQADEETDHGAVVEAMDAARAAGFLKLGIATQAAP from the coding sequence ATGAATTTCTCAACCCGAAGTAAAAGACGTGGGCTTACGGACATCAACCTTACACCCTTGGTTGATATCGTATTTATATTGCTCATTTTCTTTCTCATTACCTCTACCTTTGTCCAAAGCCCGGGAATTGATGTGACTCTTCCCAAGGCCAAAAGCTCAGCGGACACCACCGAAGCACAAAGCGTTGTTGTGACTGTTACTGAAACAGGGCAACTGGTTTACGGCGGTGAAGAGATGGATGTGGGAGCACTCCAAGCGGCGCTCGAAACAATATTTAATGAAACCCCCAACCGGCAAATCGTTATTCAAGCTGACGAAGAAACCGACCATGGGGCCGTGGTGGAAGCCATGGATGCTGCTCGAGCCGCAGGGTTTCTAAAGCTTGGAATCGCCACTCAAGCAGCACCTTAA
- a CDS encoding MotA/TolQ/ExbB proton channel family protein — protein sequence MYDILLKGGPIVIPIGICSLVALSVFLERLWTLKRSRVIPDQFIDRIQTMIREDRISDALLLCEESQSPMANIMAAALRNARRQRPVVKEAVEEVGKHEGAQLEKFVEVLGTCAAISPLMGLLGTVTGMMGVFREVEAAGLGDPSVFASGIWQALITTAIGLTVAIPSFIFYKYLLGRVDGLLLEMEERSLNLIDMVASRE from the coding sequence ATGTACGACATCCTCTTAAAAGGTGGCCCCATCGTCATCCCAATTGGGATTTGTTCATTGGTAGCACTGAGCGTTTTTTTAGAACGTCTCTGGACTCTGAAACGCTCAAGGGTGATCCCAGACCAATTCATTGATCGCATTCAAACCATGATCCGGGAAGACCGGATCTCCGATGCACTGCTTTTGTGCGAGGAAAGCCAAAGCCCCATGGCCAACATCATGGCCGCCGCGCTTCGAAATGCCCGACGCCAACGGCCCGTGGTTAAAGAAGCCGTCGAAGAGGTCGGTAAACACGAAGGTGCCCAACTCGAAAAATTTGTTGAGGTACTCGGCACCTGTGCGGCCATCTCTCCTCTCATGGGATTGCTTGGAACTGTTACCGGTATGATGGGCGTGTTTCGAGAAGTCGAAGCTGCGGGCCTTGGTGACCCGTCGGTATTTGCCAGCGGCATCTGGCAAGCTCTTATCACCACAGCCATCGGGCTGACCGTAGCCATCCCTTCCTTTATTTTTTACAAATACCTACTTGGACGCGTGGATGGCCTATTGCTTGAAATGGAAGAACGCTCACTGAATCTCATCGATATGGTGGCTTCTCGAGAATGA
- a CDS encoding tRNA (cytidine(34)-2'-O)-methyltransferase — protein MLHIVLFQPDIPQNTGNIGRLCAFTDTRLHLIHPLGFEITEKRLRRAGMDYWQHLDVHEHESWEAFKASDAGPKRLWLFTTHAEKAHWDIEYEDGDGLLFGKETAGAPQWLHDEVGDEQRVTIPRYQSFLRSLNLATSAGIATYEALRQLQGTVVQGPNPA, from the coding sequence ATGCTTCATATTGTTTTATTCCAACCCGACATTCCTCAAAACACCGGCAATATTGGTAGGTTATGTGCATTTACCGATACGCGGCTGCATCTCATTCACCCTTTAGGTTTTGAGATCACCGAAAAGCGATTACGCCGTGCAGGAATGGATTATTGGCAGCATCTCGATGTGCATGAACATGAGAGTTGGGAAGCGTTTAAAGCAAGTGATGCTGGACCTAAGCGGCTCTGGCTCTTTACGACGCACGCCGAAAAGGCGCACTGGGACATTGAGTATGAAGATGGTGACGGATTGTTGTTTGGTAAGGAAACGGCAGGAGCGCCGCAATGGCTTCACGATGAGGTAGGTGACGAACAGCGCGTCACCATACCTCGGTATCAATCTTTCCTCCGGTCGCTCAACTTAGCGACATCAGCTGGAATTGCGACTTACGAGGCGCTGCGTCAGCTTCAAGGCACAGTGGTGCAGGGTCCGAATCCGGCCTGA
- a CDS encoding c-type cytochrome: MKTVWTTVFLALWICACEPAEVTRGREHYENLCALCHGDEGEGYVSPKANALTNQDFIATASDEFLKVAIEQGRPETKMGAYGVDWLGPLDAEGVSDLIAFLRSYQEVDIEIDADWTASDDGAELAPGLELYASQCAFCHGATGEGDVALSLNNRTFLSSVSDDFLRYAIARGRRGTAMGAYDGSLSAKEIADLVLAIRSFAETTGE, from the coding sequence ATGAAAACCGTTTGGACCACAGTGTTTTTGGCGCTTTGGATATGCGCCTGTGAACCAGCCGAAGTAACCCGAGGCCGAGAGCATTACGAGAACTTGTGTGCCCTGTGTCATGGAGACGAAGGGGAAGGTTATGTTTCACCCAAAGCCAATGCTTTGACCAATCAAGACTTTATCGCCACAGCCTCGGATGAGTTCTTGAAAGTAGCCATTGAGCAGGGTCGTCCCGAAACGAAGATGGGAGCCTACGGCGTTGATTGGCTAGGACCCCTAGATGCTGAAGGCGTTTCAGACCTCATAGCTTTTCTGCGTTCGTACCAAGAAGTGGATATCGAGATCGACGCGGACTGGACGGCAAGCGATGACGGAGCAGAACTTGCGCCTGGTTTAGAGCTTTATGCAAGTCAGTGCGCATTTTGTCATGGCGCAACGGGCGAGGGTGATGTGGCACTGAGTTTGAATAATCGAACTTTTCTCAGCAGTGTAAGCGATGACTTCTTACGGTATGCTATCGCACGAGGGCGCCGAGGCACAGCGATGGGCGCCTATGACGGCTCATTGAGTGCCAAAGAGATTGCAGATCTAGTACTTGCTATTCGGTCCTTTGCTGAGACAACTGGAGAATAA
- a CDS encoding rhodanese-like domain-containing protein: MKQFLSYAVAISVLSLVGCGEETSEASADCPEVVYVGDGDEPSSFHTGGQLLGIDVIYPAYASGDKFIIIDARPPLDHNLHSIKNSISLPYYDVEKCVDALPKDVWYITYCACPHNESQYAADVLEENGFSKVKVLDEGYIEWRNRGYPTTDNPDGILEEETPGPADDPSDDSSED, translated from the coding sequence ATGAAGCAGTTTTTAAGTTATGCGGTCGCCATTTCAGTTCTAAGCCTTGTGGGTTGTGGTGAAGAAACCTCGGAAGCATCGGCCGATTGCCCCGAGGTGGTTTATGTGGGTGATGGAGACGAACCAAGTTCTTTCCACACCGGCGGTCAGCTCTTGGGAATCGATGTGATTTACCCGGCATACGCATCGGGCGATAAATTTATCATCATCGATGCGCGTCCTCCATTGGATCACAATCTGCACAGCATCAAGAACTCGATTTCGCTGCCTTATTATGATGTTGAAAAATGCGTCGATGCTCTCCCGAAAGATGTCTGGTACATTACCTACTGCGCTTGTCCCCACAATGAATCTCAATATGCTGCAGATGTGCTTGAAGAAAACGGTTTTAGCAAAGTTAAAGTACTCGACGAAGGCTACATAGAATGGCGTAACCGCGGTTACCCAACGACGGATAACCCTGATGGTATCCTGGAAGAAGAGACTCCTGGGCCAGCCGACGACCCAAGCGACGACTCGTCTGAGGACTGA
- a CDS encoding redoxin domain-containing protein produces MKNLLSILVIAHLCLSGCLSAGNDTDQVKAPGDTSESTPQEDSGDEPSDLQPVDPAVDLEDEESVPAEPIDFTKIGVPCEPGPTCPGATVPEWSLLDFQPMSPEFGNFYGLEMFSGTVTLVSLHAAWCAYCRNQALHMNTMWKELQAAGFEVQFVTVNKDNAADQEYRNWMLFEHDDEGNQIFDELGNAIFRCTYPLFQDTPEDAVWAMHGGNKDDFYIYDEDGALALYLPAGGDISTRLSTTNGYSNLKSALLWVLTGVNPADEAGE; encoded by the coding sequence ATGAAGAACCTGCTCTCGATTCTTGTCATCGCCCATTTATGCCTGAGCGGGTGTCTCTCAGCCGGCAACGATACCGACCAAGTTAAAGCGCCCGGTGACACATCGGAATCGACTCCCCAAGAGGATTCGGGAGATGAACCGAGCGACCTTCAACCCGTCGATCCAGCGGTTGATTTAGAAGACGAGGAAAGTGTTCCCGCCGAGCCCATCGACTTTACAAAAATAGGTGTACCATGCGAGCCGGGCCCAACATGCCCAGGGGCCACGGTACCCGAATGGAGCCTTTTGGATTTTCAACCGATGAGTCCTGAGTTTGGTAATTTTTACGGTTTAGAAATGTTTTCCGGAACCGTCACCCTGGTAAGCCTTCATGCAGCCTGGTGCGCATACTGCCGAAACCAAGCCCTGCATATGAATACCATGTGGAAAGAGCTCCAGGCCGCGGGTTTCGAAGTTCAATTTGTAACGGTGAACAAAGACAACGCAGCCGACCAAGAATATCGAAATTGGATGCTCTTCGAACACGATGATGAAGGAAACCAAATTTTCGATGAACTTGGTAACGCTATTTTTCGCTGCACTTATCCATTGTTTCAAGACACCCCAGAGGATGCGGTTTGGGCAATGCATGGTGGTAATAAAGACGATTTTTATATCTACGATGAAGACGGCGCTTTAGCACTCTACTTACCTGCGGGCGGCGATATCAGCACTCGGCTCTCCACCACGAATGGTTACAGCAATCTTAAAAGCGCCCTGCTCTGGGTTCTTACCGGAGTGAATCCTGCAGACGAGGCCGGCGAGTAA
- a CDS encoding acyltransferase, protein MLGLMKKGVAHLVFGAAGWSFKGEAPTAPKTVFIAAPHTSNWDFVLLVLCAWHFDLHLQWLGKDTIFKKPFGGFMRALGGVPVDRSSSHNLVDQLKAEYANSEHMHLAIPPAGTRGYRDYWKSGFYHVAVGADVPLVFGFLDYTRKEGGIGGVIDLTGDVKVDMDEVRKFYEQTGARFPKRKSRIRLRAEDEVTEEVQQRAAGM, encoded by the coding sequence ATGTTAGGTTTGATGAAAAAGGGCGTTGCCCATTTGGTATTCGGGGCGGCCGGTTGGTCCTTTAAGGGCGAAGCGCCGACGGCTCCAAAAACCGTGTTCATTGCAGCTCCCCACACAAGTAACTGGGATTTCGTTTTACTCGTTCTTTGTGCGTGGCACTTCGACCTTCATCTTCAGTGGCTTGGTAAAGATACGATATTCAAGAAGCCGTTTGGTGGTTTTATGAGAGCTCTGGGTGGCGTGCCGGTTGACCGCAGCAGCAGCCACAACTTGGTTGACCAGCTCAAAGCTGAGTATGCCAACTCCGAGCATATGCACCTTGCGATTCCACCAGCGGGAACACGCGGTTACCGGGACTATTGGAAAAGCGGTTTTTACCATGTTGCGGTTGGAGCAGATGTTCCTTTGGTCTTTGGTTTTCTTGATTACACGCGCAAAGAAGGTGGTATCGGCGGAGTCATCGATCTTACCGGCGATGTTAAAGTCGATATGGACGAAGTTCGAAAATTCTACGAACAGACCGGCGCCCGTTTCCCGAAAAGAAAGTCACGTATTCGTCTGCGAGCTGAAGATGAAGTGACCGAAGAAGTTCAGCAGCGCGCCGCAGGTATGTAA
- a CDS encoding aldehyde dehydrogenase family protein, producing MRDFLTELGIEENNSGVICGDLVSANGAIIESRTPVDGSLIAKVQMATVEDYDQVVGKTTKAFESWRMVPAPKRGEVIRQMGMLLRDKKAALGKLVALESSKIVAEGEGEVQEMIDIADYAVGLSRQLYGLDIKSERPLHRLVEQWHPLGSMGIISAFNFPVAVWAWNAYLAAVCGDTMVWKPSEKTPLCAIACQKIAEQVLGDNGFEGVMGLTVATADPVGERMIQDKRLPLISATGSTRMGRRVGAVVAERFGKSILELGGNNALVVMDDANMDLALGGVLFGAVGTAGQRCTTTRRLLLQKDIADSFMERLLKAYKQVRIGSPLDSNTMMGPLIDTDAVDQMMTSLKHATEQGGEILLGGEKLEGEAYPGGCYVTPAVVKAHPGMDVVKNETFAPILYVMTFDTLQDAIDIQNGVEQGLSSAIFTESMRNAETFVSAMGSDCGIANVNVGTSGAEIGGAFGGEKETGGGRESGSDSWKAYMRRQTQTINYSTELPLAQGIEFG from the coding sequence ATGCGGGATTTTTTGACTGAACTTGGAATCGAAGAAAACAACAGCGGTGTCATTTGTGGCGATTTGGTTAGCGCAAATGGAGCAATCATTGAAAGCCGTACACCGGTTGATGGCAGCCTGATCGCTAAGGTTCAAATGGCGACTGTAGAAGACTACGACCAAGTCGTTGGTAAAACGACGAAGGCATTCGAAAGCTGGCGTATGGTGCCTGCTCCAAAGCGTGGCGAAGTTATTCGCCAAATGGGAATGCTCCTACGCGACAAGAAAGCAGCTCTCGGTAAATTGGTAGCGCTTGAGTCGAGCAAGATTGTCGCTGAAGGTGAAGGCGAAGTTCAAGAAATGATCGATATCGCCGATTATGCCGTGGGCTTGTCTCGTCAGCTTTACGGACTCGACATCAAGAGCGAGCGTCCTTTGCACCGACTCGTTGAGCAGTGGCATCCACTTGGTTCCATGGGCATCATCAGCGCCTTCAACTTCCCGGTAGCAGTCTGGGCTTGGAATGCATACCTCGCAGCGGTTTGCGGAGATACGATGGTATGGAAACCATCTGAGAAGACTCCGCTTTGCGCAATTGCTTGCCAGAAGATTGCAGAGCAGGTTCTCGGCGACAACGGTTTCGAAGGTGTCATGGGACTTACAGTTGCAACGGCCGATCCGGTCGGTGAGCGTATGATTCAGGACAAGCGTCTTCCACTGATTTCAGCAACCGGTTCTACCCGAATGGGACGACGCGTGGGCGCCGTGGTTGCAGAGCGTTTTGGAAAGTCTATTCTGGAGCTGGGCGGCAACAATGCATTGGTTGTTATGGACGATGCGAATATGGACCTAGCTTTGGGTGGTGTTCTATTTGGCGCCGTGGGAACCGCAGGTCAGCGTTGTACGACGACCCGCCGTCTGCTTTTACAAAAAGATATTGCTGATAGCTTCATGGAGCGTTTGCTCAAGGCATATAAGCAAGTTCGTATTGGTAGCCCACTGGACTCAAACACGATGATGGGACCCCTTATCGATACAGATGCTGTGGACCAAATGATGACCTCACTCAAGCATGCTACGGAGCAGGGCGGTGAGATTTTACTCGGCGGCGAGAAGCTTGAAGGTGAAGCGTACCCTGGTGGCTGCTATGTAACCCCGGCGGTTGTTAAAGCGCACCCAGGTATGGACGTTGTGAAGAATGAGACCTTTGCTCCGATTCTTTACGTGATGACATTTGATACGCTTCAAGATGCGATCGACATTCAAAACGGTGTTGAGCAAGGTCTTTCAAGCGCTATTTTCACCGAGTCTATGCGAAATGCTGAAACCTTTGTTTCAGCAATGGGATCTGACTGCGGGATTGCAAATGTGAACGTTGGTACCAGTGGCGCTGAAATTGGCGGAGCATTTGGTGGCGAAAAAGAAACAGGGGGCGGGCGTGAGTCGGGCTCTGATTCTTGGAAAGCCTATATGCGCCGACAAACCCAAACCATTAATTACTCCACAGAGCTGCCGTTGGCGCAGGGAATTGAGTTCGGATAA
- a CDS encoding phosphoglycerate kinase has product MQLQKMTDLDLGGRTVFMRLDLNAPVRDGVVTSDARLRAALPSIEHALEQGAQLALASHFGRPKGKPNPDFSLLPVGSRLSELLGVDVILADDCTGEGVQGLLKEKRAKGVLLLENLRFNPGETKNDANFARDLARPFDIYINDAFGASHRSHASIVGMARHVEKAAAGLLLEKEVSALSKLVNGAAKPFVAVVGGAKVSDKLGVLNALLKKADVLCIGGAMAYTFLKARDIKVGASRVEEDKIRVATEVMERARHHGVEVLLPVDHIAASDFSEAAKPRILADDHIADDLMGLDIGPMTRERYAEKVRNAGSLFWNGPMGVFEWDAYAKGTMAIADAAAKCAGYTVVGGGDSVAAVEKSGKADKMSHISTGGGASLEFLENGTLPGLDVLSTNS; this is encoded by the coding sequence ATGCAACTTCAAAAAATGACAGATCTGGATTTGGGTGGACGCACGGTTTTTATGCGTCTGGACCTAAATGCGCCGGTTAGGGATGGGGTCGTCACCAGCGATGCTCGTTTACGAGCAGCACTCCCGAGCATCGAGCATGCGCTTGAGCAAGGGGCACAGCTGGCGTTGGCATCCCATTTTGGCCGTCCTAAGGGTAAGCCGAACCCGGATTTTAGCCTCTTACCTGTAGGTTCTCGTTTGAGTGAACTCTTAGGTGTGGATGTCATTTTAGCCGATGATTGCACGGGTGAAGGAGTGCAGGGGTTACTTAAAGAGAAGCGCGCCAAAGGTGTGTTGCTTTTAGAGAACCTGCGCTTCAACCCAGGTGAGACCAAGAACGATGCAAACTTTGCTCGCGATTTAGCGCGACCCTTTGATATTTATATCAATGATGCGTTTGGTGCCTCGCACCGTTCACATGCGTCGATTGTGGGCATGGCACGCCATGTTGAAAAAGCAGCTGCAGGTCTACTTCTAGAAAAAGAAGTGAGCGCACTCTCCAAGCTGGTCAACGGTGCTGCAAAACCATTTGTGGCGGTTGTAGGCGGCGCGAAGGTCAGCGACAAGCTTGGCGTTCTCAATGCACTGCTGAAGAAAGCCGATGTTTTATGCATCGGTGGTGCGATGGCTTACACGTTCTTGAAAGCGCGCGACATCAAAGTAGGTGCTTCGCGAGTTGAAGAAGATAAGATACGGGTAGCTACCGAAGTGATGGAGCGTGCTCGTCACCATGGTGTTGAAGTTCTCTTACCGGTTGATCATATTGCTGCATCAGATTTTTCTGAAGCTGCAAAGCCGCGTATTTTGGCCGATGACCACATCGCCGATGACTTGATGGGGTTGGATATCGGCCCGATGACACGAGAGCGTTACGCGGAGAAAGTTCGCAACGCAGGCTCTCTCTTTTGGAATGGTCCAATGGGCGTTTTCGAGTGGGATGCTTACGCAAAGGGCACAATGGCCATCGCTGACGCCGCTGCAAAATGCGCGGGTTACACGGTTGTTGGCGGGGGTGATTCCGTTGCTGCCGTTGAAAAGAGCGGCAAAGCCGACAAAATGAGTCATATCTCTACCGGTGGCGGTGCCAGTTTAGAGTTTCTTGAGAATGGAACATTACCCGGTCTTGATGTACTCTCAACCAATTCTTAA
- a CDS encoding triose-phosphate isomerase, which yields MRRYVIAGNWKMNKTVAEATETAAELRRLVAQFRDCDIIIAPTYTAIWPVAQKLSESNVSVCAQEVYFEKSGAFTGAISAEMVQEAGCKYALIGHSERRQIFGETLETSRKRMQAAFDAGLTPILCIGETLEEREAGRTLQVVGEQLDAAIEGFELTTLENMIIAYEPVWAIGTGKVATPQEAQDVHAGIRERLRYVGQDLATGMRLLYGGSVKPGNAKELMSQEDIDGVLVGGASLQAESFAGIVKARS from the coding sequence ATGCGTCGCTATGTGATTGCCGGTAACTGGAAAATGAATAAAACGGTTGCCGAGGCAACTGAAACCGCGGCTGAACTTCGTAGACTTGTCGCTCAATTTCGGGACTGCGATATTATTATCGCTCCCACGTACACGGCCATCTGGCCAGTTGCTCAAAAGCTGTCTGAATCCAATGTCTCGGTTTGTGCCCAAGAGGTATATTTTGAGAAGTCCGGTGCGTTTACCGGAGCCATCAGTGCAGAGATGGTTCAAGAAGCAGGATGCAAGTACGCATTGATTGGACACTCGGAGCGCCGACAAATTTTCGGTGAGACTTTAGAGACTTCTCGAAAAAGAATGCAGGCAGCTTTCGACGCAGGCTTAACGCCGATTCTGTGTATTGGTGAAACGTTGGAAGAGCGTGAAGCTGGACGTACGCTACAGGTTGTCGGAGAGCAGCTTGATGCCGCGATCGAGGGATTCGAACTCACAACGCTTGAAAATATGATTATTGCTTATGAGCCTGTTTGGGCTATCGGCACAGGCAAGGTGGCAACTCCTCAAGAGGCACAGGATGTTCACGCAGGAATTCGTGAAAGACTTCGCTACGTGGGTCAGGATTTAGCAACCGGTATGCGCCTGCTCTATGGCGGGAGCGTTAAGCCGGGCAATGCTAAAGAGCTAATGTCTCAAGAAGATATTGATGGTGTTCTCGTTGGAGGAGCCAGTCTTCAGGCTGAGTCATTTGCTGGAATCGTTAAGGCTCGGTCTTAA
- the secG gene encoding preprotein translocase subunit SecG, producing the protein MEIFLTVIHIFVSIVLILSILLQSGKGGGMGAALGGASAQVFGGRGAGTFLSKFTTFAAIVFMCTSLTLSMMGSDNRSVVKDALQKEAPAAAAPAAEAAPADAAPTEAAPAEADTAAAAPAAEAVPVDAAPAKPAEAPAE; encoded by the coding sequence ATGGAAATCTTTCTTACAGTCATTCATATTTTTGTATCCATTGTTCTCATTCTCTCTATTCTTCTGCAGTCTGGTAAAGGCGGCGGTATGGGAGCAGCCCTAGGCGGAGCAAGTGCTCAGGTCTTTGGTGGACGTGGTGCAGGAACATTCTTGAGCAAGTTTACAACGTTTGCAGCGATTGTTTTCATGTGTACGTCTTTGACGTTATCCATGATGGGCTCTGATAACCGATCAGTCGTCAAAGATGCCCTTCAGAAAGAAGCACCTGCAGCAGCAGCTCCGGCAGCTGAAGCAGCGCCAGCAGATGCAGCTCCAACTGAGGCAGCACCAGCTGAGGCAGATACAGCGGCAGCAGCTCCGGCAGCTGAAGCAGTTCCAGTAGATGCAGCACCGGCTAAACCAGCGGAAGCGCCTGCCGAATAA